A part of Kitasatospora kifunensis genomic DNA contains:
- a CDS encoding carotenoid oxygenase family protein, translating to MSEHTPSYLAGHLAPVPDEIEAVGLHVTGVLPTELTGRYFRNGPNPLPGEDSGHWFTGHGMLHGVRLEKGRAAWYRNRWVRTKRLEGAPPIGPDGTRDLAAGAANTSVIEHGGRIFALTETSRPYEMSPELDTLGPCDFGGRLTTGMTAHPKEDPLTGELHLFDYGMRPPFLTYHRLTAAGELATSFPVQVPGPTMMHDLAITPNHIVWLDLPVVFQPELVGRGMPYQWSDHYTARIGLMGKSDPTVQWFDIEPCYVFHIGNAHEDDRGRVTLDAIRYSREAWFSTWSRIGGAPRAEQAARLAVATLHRWTLDPATGTVTEHALDDGNVEFPTVDDRLVGLPNRYLYAVDTHAIVKYDGDHGQIARHELGEDWHAGEAVFVPADDSTGEDEGWLLSIVTHRDPAVASRLLVHDATDLAAEPVATVHLPRRVPAGFHGSWIPDTELHR from the coding sequence ATGAGCGAACACACCCCGAGCTACCTCGCCGGGCACCTGGCCCCGGTTCCGGACGAGATCGAGGCCGTCGGCCTGCACGTCACCGGCGTGCTCCCGACCGAGCTGACCGGCCGCTACTTCCGCAACGGCCCCAATCCGCTGCCCGGTGAGGACAGCGGTCACTGGTTCACCGGCCACGGCATGCTGCACGGCGTGCGGTTGGAGAAGGGCCGCGCCGCCTGGTACCGCAACCGCTGGGTACGCACCAAGCGCCTGGAAGGCGCCCCGCCCATCGGCCCGGACGGCACCCGCGACCTCGCCGCCGGGGCCGCCAACACCTCGGTCATCGAACACGGCGGCAGGATCTTCGCCCTGACGGAGACCAGCCGTCCCTATGAGATGAGTCCCGAGCTGGACACCCTCGGCCCGTGCGACTTCGGCGGTCGGCTCACCACCGGCATGACCGCGCACCCCAAGGAGGACCCACTCACCGGTGAACTGCACCTGTTCGACTACGGCATGCGCCCGCCGTTCCTGACGTACCACCGGCTGACCGCGGCCGGCGAACTGGCCACCAGCTTCCCCGTCCAGGTGCCGGGGCCGACGATGATGCACGACCTCGCGATCACACCGAACCACATCGTGTGGCTGGACCTGCCGGTCGTGTTCCAGCCCGAACTCGTCGGCCGCGGCATGCCCTACCAGTGGAGCGACCACTACACCGCGCGCATCGGACTGATGGGCAAATCCGATCCGACGGTGCAGTGGTTCGATATCGAGCCGTGCTACGTCTTCCATATCGGCAACGCCCATGAGGACGACCGGGGCCGCGTCACCCTGGACGCCATCCGCTACAGCCGGGAGGCCTGGTTCAGTACCTGGTCACGGATCGGCGGCGCACCGCGCGCCGAGCAGGCCGCGCGGCTGGCTGTCGCCACCTTGCACCGCTGGACCCTCGACCCGGCCACCGGCACCGTCACCGAGCACGCCCTCGACGACGGCAACGTCGAGTTCCCCACCGTTGACGACCGTCTCGTCGGTCTGCCCAACCGCTACCTCTACGCCGTCGACACCCACGCCATCGTGAAGTACGACGGTGACCACGGCCAGATCGCCCGGCACGAACTCGGCGAGGACTGGCATGCGGGTGAGGCCGTCTTCGTCCCCGCCGACGACTCCACCGGCGAGGACGAGGGCTGGCTGCTGTCGATCGTCACCCACCGCGATCCGGCCGTGGCCTCCCGCCTGCTCGTGCACGACGCGACCGACCTGGCCGCCGAGCCGGTCGCCACCGTGCACCTGCCCCGCCGGGTACCGGCCGGCTTCCACGGATCCTGGATACCCGACACGGAACTGCACCGCTGA
- a CDS encoding PadR family transcriptional regulator, protein MSLRHALLGLLADQPQTGYDLSKRFEESLSRYAWHAGHGHIYPELKKMAADDLIEVVGEGMRGSKTYGITERGTAELREWMFTPKDAPMRSESVLRLFLLSALDPKDTRTLVSEVIEHAEADAAALRQAIQSIEAAAQPGEKPPFARFAAEFGLRFQELQRDWAQWAIRELDKDATSTDS, encoded by the coding sequence ATGTCCCTGCGCCACGCCCTGCTCGGCCTGCTCGCCGACCAGCCCCAGACCGGCTACGACCTGAGCAAGCGCTTCGAGGAATCGCTGTCGCGCTACGCATGGCACGCCGGCCACGGCCACATCTATCCGGAGCTCAAGAAGATGGCCGCCGACGACCTGATCGAGGTCGTCGGCGAAGGCATGCGCGGCAGCAAGACCTACGGCATCACCGAGCGCGGCACCGCCGAACTGCGGGAGTGGATGTTCACGCCCAAGGACGCGCCGATGCGCAGCGAGTCCGTGCTGCGCCTGTTCCTGCTGTCCGCCCTCGATCCCAAGGACACGCGAACACTCGTCAGTGAGGTCATCGAGCACGCCGAGGCGGATGCCGCCGCGCTACGCCAGGCCATCCAGAGCATCGAGGCCGCCGCACAACCCGGCGAGAAGCCGCCCTTCGCCCGCTTCGCCGCGGAGTTCGGGCTGCGCTTCCAAGAGCTCCAGCGTGACTGGGCCCAGTGGGCCATCCGCGAGTTGGACAAGGACGCGACGTCAACCGACAGCTGA
- a CDS encoding Ig-like domain repeat protein, which yields MAGLCVALAGTGLIPANAAATGAAPATTPVRTQGTDPVFTFGFTGGPQNLTIPARAVVTITVDGAGGADNTGTSCSVTGTGGTGARVVTTLPQSAVPTTVTVNVGGTGGKGCNGMGTGSAGGFNGGGSGGGISVTGFRAEGPGGGGASSVNVGSFLVVAGGGGAAGGTGGSLTGGNGGNGGTTPDATGGTAGSATGPGAAAGQGGGGGKTSTSTGGPGGAAGAVPSCAATTGAPGGGFIGTAIGTGGSGGGIDGGCAATATGAGGGGGGGYFAGGGGGAGAVNRTGTVAGGGGGGGGSSFAPPSGTGTSYAASTIGTANHNGQVIIAYTVGKPITTAMTAMPQRTRIGSPVVLSDIVCPGAGSTTRPTGTVTFTDTTTGTTLGTGRLFVPLGRCAAAGTVTAFRAAGTHTITAVYSGDSVYQDNSANPETITVTVNP from the coding sequence GTGGCAGGGCTGTGCGTGGCGCTGGCCGGTACCGGGCTGATCCCCGCGAACGCCGCGGCAACGGGGGCCGCGCCGGCCACCACCCCGGTGCGGACCCAAGGAACTGACCCGGTGTTCACCTTCGGCTTCACCGGCGGCCCGCAGAACCTCACCATCCCGGCCCGGGCAGTGGTCACGATCACCGTCGACGGCGCGGGCGGCGCCGACAACACCGGCACCTCCTGTTCCGTCACGGGGACGGGTGGGACGGGGGCGCGGGTCGTCACCACTCTCCCGCAGAGCGCCGTCCCGACAACGGTCACCGTCAACGTCGGCGGCACGGGCGGCAAGGGCTGCAACGGCATGGGTACGGGGAGTGCCGGCGGGTTCAACGGCGGCGGTTCAGGTGGGGGCATCTCGGTCACCGGTTTCCGGGCGGAAGGGCCGGGTGGGGGCGGGGCTTCCAGCGTCAACGTGGGCTCCTTCCTGGTGGTCGCCGGGGGCGGCGGTGCCGCCGGGGGCACCGGAGGCAGCCTGACGGGTGGGAACGGAGGCAACGGCGGGACAACACCCGATGCCACCGGCGGTACTGCCGGAAGCGCCACCGGCCCCGGGGCCGCGGCCGGGCAGGGTGGGGGTGGCGGCAAAACCAGCACGAGTACGGGTGGTCCGGGCGGGGCCGCCGGCGCCGTCCCGTCCTGTGCCGCCACGACGGGTGCGCCGGGAGGTGGGTTCATCGGTACCGCGATCGGCACCGGCGGCTCCGGCGGAGGAATCGACGGCGGCTGTGCCGCCACTGCCACCGGTGCGGGCGGGGGCGGTGGGGGCGGGTACTTCGCCGGCGGGGGCGGCGGCGCCGGTGCCGTCAACAGGACCGGCACCGTGGCAGGTGGCGGCGGTGGCGGTGGGGGGAGCAGCTTCGCGCCCCCGTCAGGCACCGGGACGTCCTATGCGGCCTCCACGATCGGGACAGCGAACCACAACGGCCAGGTGATCATCGCCTACACCGTGGGCAAGCCGATCACCACGGCCATGACCGCGATGCCCCAGCGCACCCGGATCGGCTCGCCGGTCGTGCTCAGCGACATCGTCTGCCCCGGCGCGGGCTCCACGACCAGGCCCACCGGAACCGTCACGTTCACTGACACCACCACAGGGACGACCCTCGGCACGGGACGCCTGTTCGTCCCCCTCGGCAGGTGCGCCGCCGCCGGGACGGTCACCGCCTTCCGCGCCGCCGGCACCCACACCATCACCGCCGTCTACAGCGGCGACTCGGTGTACCAGGACAACAGTGCCAACCCCGAGACCATCACCGTGACGGTGAACCCCTGA
- a CDS encoding zinc-dependent alcohol dehydrogenase family protein, translating into MRATVIHGPDDIRIEEVPDPVVRRSTDAVVRVVNACICGSDLWAYRGVASRVAGQRIGHEFLGIVEEIGSEVTGFTRGDFVVAPFVWSDGTCDFCREGLHTSCPQGGFWGEVGSDGGQGEAVRVPFADGTLVKLPKEAAGDQALLPGLLALSDVMSTGHHAALAARVRPGATVAVVGDGAVGLCGVLAAQRLGAGRIIALGRHEQRTAIARKFGATDVVAERGEAAIELVKELTGGQGAHAVLEAVGTEESMRTAIAIARDGGAVGYVGVPHGGSAGVDIAQMFNRNVALAGGVAPARAYIPELLPDVLSGAIDPGLVFDRTVDLDGVPGGYRAMHDRTALKVRIAL; encoded by the coding sequence GTGCGTGCCACCGTGATCCACGGCCCCGACGACATCCGGATCGAGGAGGTGCCCGACCCGGTGGTCCGGCGGTCGACCGACGCCGTGGTGCGCGTGGTCAACGCCTGCATCTGCGGCAGCGACCTGTGGGCGTACCGGGGCGTGGCATCCCGGGTCGCCGGGCAGCGGATCGGCCACGAGTTCCTGGGCATCGTCGAGGAGATCGGCTCCGAGGTGACCGGCTTCACCCGCGGCGACTTCGTGGTGGCTCCCTTCGTCTGGTCCGACGGCACCTGCGACTTCTGCCGCGAGGGCCTGCACACCTCCTGCCCGCAGGGCGGCTTCTGGGGCGAGGTCGGCTCCGACGGCGGCCAGGGCGAGGCCGTCCGCGTGCCGTTCGCCGACGGCACCCTGGTCAAGCTGCCGAAGGAGGCGGCCGGCGACCAGGCGCTGCTGCCCGGTCTGCTCGCCCTCTCGGACGTGATGAGCACCGGCCACCACGCCGCGCTCGCCGCCCGTGTGCGGCCCGGCGCCACGGTGGCCGTGGTCGGCGACGGTGCGGTCGGCCTGTGCGGCGTGCTCGCTGCCCAGCGGCTCGGCGCCGGCCGGATCATTGCGCTGGGCCGGCACGAGCAACGCACCGCGATCGCCCGCAAGTTCGGCGCCACCGACGTGGTCGCCGAGCGCGGCGAGGCCGCGATCGAGCTGGTCAAGGAGCTGACCGGCGGTCAGGGCGCGCACGCCGTCCTGGAGGCCGTCGGCACCGAGGAGTCGATGCGCACCGCGATCGCCATCGCCCGGGACGGCGGCGCGGTCGGCTACGTCGGCGTCCCGCACGGCGGCAGCGCCGGCGTCGACATCGCCCAGATGTTCAACCGGAACGTGGCGCTGGCCGGCGGCGTCGCCCCCGCCCGTGCCTACATCCCCGAGCTGCTGCCCGACGTGCTCTCCGGCGCCATCGACCCCGGCCTGGTCTTCGACCGCACCGTCGACCTCGACGGCGTTCCGGGCGGCTACCGCGCCATGCACGACCGGACGGCCCTCAAGGTCCGCATCGCCTTGTGA
- a CDS encoding LysR family transcriptional regulator, translating into MLDVRRLVLLRDLEVHGTVTAVAELHSVTPSAVSQQLRLLEEETRIRLLERTGRSIHLTAAGRRLNRDTEQVLAALEHARIRLHTETENPAGPLHLACFPSALVPLAAPLGKALEDAYPDVQLHITEAEPEAAVRLLLERRADLALVYRYDNLAAPPPAGVETRTLLSDPLVALLPGDHPAVRLARSPIELRELADTLWTTAPPRTACGDAVLQACRSAGFTPRVRNVCTDFSAMIALAESAGHTALIPRMAATHLPPALTTRPVTDRTLARTIEIAVRHGTAHEPAIAACLETMRTLLHVPA; encoded by the coding sequence ATGCTCGATGTTCGACGACTCGTCCTACTCCGCGACCTGGAGGTGCACGGCACGGTGACCGCCGTGGCCGAACTCCACAGCGTCACCCCCTCTGCCGTCTCGCAGCAACTGCGGCTGCTGGAAGAGGAGACCCGCATCCGACTGCTGGAGCGCACAGGCCGTTCCATCCACCTCACGGCCGCGGGTCGTCGGCTGAACAGGGACACCGAGCAGGTGCTCGCCGCTCTCGAACACGCCCGCATCCGCCTGCACACCGAGACCGAGAACCCCGCAGGCCCGCTCCATCTCGCCTGCTTCCCCAGCGCCCTCGTTCCGCTGGCCGCCCCGCTCGGCAAGGCCCTGGAAGACGCCTATCCGGATGTGCAACTCCACATCACCGAGGCCGAGCCCGAGGCCGCCGTGCGACTGCTGCTCGAGCGCCGCGCCGACCTCGCCCTCGTCTACCGGTACGACAACCTGGCCGCACCCCCTCCCGCGGGCGTGGAAACCCGAACACTGCTGAGCGACCCCCTCGTCGCCCTCCTGCCAGGTGACCACCCGGCAGTCCGGTTGGCCCGCTCCCCCATCGAACTGCGGGAGCTGGCAGACACTCTGTGGACCACCGCCCCGCCACGAACCGCATGCGGAGACGCGGTCCTCCAGGCCTGCCGCTCAGCCGGGTTCACGCCCCGGGTGAGGAACGTCTGCACCGACTTCTCCGCCATGATCGCTCTCGCCGAAAGCGCAGGCCACACGGCCCTGATCCCCCGCATGGCCGCCACACACCTACCGCCTGCACTCACCACGCGACCTGTGACGGACCGCACCCTCGCCCGCACGATCGAGATCGCCGTTCGCCACGGCACGGCACACGAACCCGCGATCGCCGCCTGCCTCGAGACGATGCGCACACTCCTACACGTACCAGCGTGA